The Salvia splendens isolate huo1 chromosome 21, SspV2, whole genome shotgun sequence genome includes a window with the following:
- the LOC121784974 gene encoding protein IQ-DOMAIN 1-like has product MGRKMGWLHTMKKVMSCGSGQSSRKRNRKSGDLGKEGLYLDSYNAENAAVLPASRSPVEEAKLVEAENEQSRHAYSVAIATAAAAEAAVAAAHAAAEVVRLTAAAHGSGKTREEIAAVKIQAALRGHLARRALKPLRGHARLKSLIEGQSVKRQTTSALKHMQMLGRMHSEVRAGRSRKSDEKLSIQHQIQQKHKREVEKLRASIGEDWDDSMQSKEQIEANLHHRYEAAIRRERALAYAYMHQQTWRASSNSVNQTFMDPSNPHWGWSWLERWMATRPYENGNAASKEHNSDHNSMKSSVSHSVSVSGDPKMQSPAAQKQSRPPSRQSPSTPNSKITPHSKFRPASPWGTNGTDDDSKSIRSVRSDRCRRHSIAGSSVRDDESITSSQAALRGYMASTESTRAKSRVASPVGGEIGRTPEKGAVGSAKKRLSFSDSPAGPRRHSGPPRVDISPMKDITTY; this is encoded by the exons ATGGGAAGAAAAATGGGATGGCTTCATACAATGAAGAAAGTAATGAGCTGTGGATCAGGGCAGAGTAGCAGAAAG AGGAATCGAAAATCGGGAGATTTGGGGAAAGAGGGGCTGTATTTGGATTCATACAATGCAGAAAACGCAGCAGTCCTTCCTGCTTCTCGATCTCCGGTGGAGGAGGCGAAGCTGGTGGAAGCCGAGAATGAACAGAGTAGGCATGCTTATTCTGTCGCTATTGCAACTGCAGCAGCTGCTGAGGCTGCTGTTGCTGCTGCTCATGCTGCTGCAGAGGTTGTCCGGCTCACAGCTGCAGCTCATGGCTCGGGTAAAACCAGGGAAGAGATAGCTGCTGTCAAGATTCAAGCAGCCCTTCGCGGCCATTTG GCGAGGAGAGCGTTGAAGCCTTTGAGAGGTCACGCGAGGCTGAAGTCACTGATAGAAGGCCAATCAGTGAAGCGCCAAACAACGAGTGCCTTAAAACATATGCAAATGCTAGGTCGTATGCATTCTGAGGTTCGAGCAGGGAGAAGCAGAAAGTCTGATGAGAAGTTGTCGATTCAGCATCAGATCCAGCAGAAACACAAAAGGGAGGTTGAGAAGTTGAGAGCATCG ATTGGAGAGGATTGGGATGATAGTATGCAGTCGAAAGAGCAGATCGAAGCCAATCTGCACCACCGGTACGAAGCTGCTATAAGAAGGGAGCGCGCCCTGGCTTATGCATATATGCATCAG CAAACATGGAGGGCGTCATCAAACAGTGTAAACCAAACATTCATGGATCCAAGTAATCCTCATTGGGGTTGGAGTTGGTTAGAGCGATGGATGGCTACTCGTCCATACGAAAACGGGAACGCAGCGAGTAAAGAGCATAACAGTGACCATAACTCCATGAAAAGCAGCGTAAGCCATTCAGTGTCCGTCTCTGGAGACCCGAAGATGCAGTCTCCAGCTGCCCAGAAACAAAGCCGGCCTCCCAGCCGGCAGTCGCCTTCGACTCCCAATTCGAAAATCACACCACATTCGAAGTTCAGGCCTGCAAGCCCATGGGGGACTAATGGTACAGATGATGACTCTAAGAGCATTAGAAGTGTTCGGTCAGATAGATGTCGGAGGCACAGCATTGCTGGCTCGTCCGTGAGGGATGATGAAAGCATAACGAGCTCCCAGGCTGCACTTCGTGGCTACATGGCTTCAACAGAGTCGACAAGAGCTAAGTCGCGGGTGGCTAGCCCGGTTGGAGGGGAGATAGGCAGGACGCCTGAGAAGGGAGCCGTCGGTTCTGCAAAGAAACGGCTGTCGTTTTCGGATTCCCCCGCCGGCCCTAGGAGGCATTCGGGTCCACCGAGGGTTGATATTAGTCCTATGAAGGACATCACTACATACTGA